The Pyrenophora tritici-repentis strain M4 chromosome 3, whole genome shotgun sequence genome has a window encoding:
- a CDS encoding Glyco-hydro-12 domain containing protein has translation MKYSALLIASTASLALAAPATTVQKRADFCGDWDSSVNGPYTTYNNLWGKGQATSGSQCTGVDGLSGNSLKWHTSWSWTGGQGQVKSYANVVTKLTPKTLSSIKSLPAVWKWTYSGSNIVANVAFDLFTSSSASGSNEYEIMIWLAALGGAGPISKTGSPVATVTLAGTSWKLYNGMNGNVNVWSFVANSQQNNFSGDLMEFMKYLTSKQGMPSTQFLTSTGAGTEPFSGSNAKLTTTAYSLTMS, from the exons ATGAAGTACTCCGCCCTTCTTATCGCCAGCACGGCTTCCCTTGCTCTCGCAGCACCTGCTACGACCGTTCAGAAGCGGGCTGACTTCTGTGGAGATTGGGACTCCTCGGTCAACGGCCCATACACAACGTACAACAACCTCTGGGGCAAGGGCCAAGCCACCTCTGGCTCTCAATGCACTGGTGTCGACGGCCTCTCTGGTAACTCCCTCAAGTGGCACACTAGCTGGTCCTGGACTGGCGG CCAAGGCCAAGTCAAGTCCTACGCGAACGTCGTGACCAAGCTCACACCCAAAACCCTTTCATCCATCAAATCGCTCCCCGCAGTCTGGAAGTGGACATACTCAGGCTCCAACATCGTCGCTAACGTAGCTTTCGACCTGTTCACCTCATCCTCGGCCAGCGGCTCCAACGAGTATGAAATTATGATCTGGCTCGCTGCCCTTGGCGGCGCAGGTCCCATCTCCAAGACGGGCAGCCCCGTCGCCACTGTCACGCTTGCAGGTACCAGCTGGAAGCTGTACAACGGCATGAACGGCAATGTCAACGTATGGAGCTTCGTCGCGAACTCTCAGCAAAACAACTTCTCTGGTGACCTCATGGAATTCATGAAGTACTTGACGAGCAAGCAGGGTATGCCCAGCACTCAGTTCCTGACTAGCACCGGTGCCGGTACCGAACCCTTCTCGGGCAGCAACGCCAAGTTGACGACTACGGCTTACAGCTTGACTATGAGCTAG